In Actinoplanes derwentensis, the following proteins share a genomic window:
- a CDS encoding ABC transporter substrate-binding protein — protein sequence MRPSRRRAAIAVAAVAVLAAAGCAESERGDSGGTTVKDTLVFGVAGDPKVLDPSFASDGESLRVARQIFETLVRPEEGGTKASPGLAESWTPDATGTTWTFKLRTGVKFHDGTDFNAEAVCVNFNRWYNSTGLMQSPDVTPYWQDVMGGFAKNESAELPESLFKSCTAKDAATVDLAFTRVSSKVPSALMLPSFSIHSPAALKQYDASNVSGSADDIKYPEYATAHPVGTGPFKFKSWDLPNKSLTIERNDDYYGDKAKLKTVIFRTISDENARKQALRSGDIQGYDLVGPADVEPLKGEGFNVLTRPAFNILYLAINQKGNPALAKPEVRQAISMAINKQALVDSKLPPGAKAAIEFLPDTVEGYNPDVKKYDYNVEEAKKLLASAGASNLKLRFHYPTEVTRPYMPNPKDLFELIAADLKAVGIEIEAIPLKWSPDYLNATTSGSAHDLHFLGWTGDYGDAYNFIGTMFDRQKDEWGFNNPELFAQFKDADSTADQAARVEKYKALNAKIAEFAPGVPISHSPPAIVFGKGLTGITPSPLTDERFVGATFQ from the coding sequence ATGCGTCCATCGAGGCGGAGAGCCGCTATCGCGGTTGCCGCAGTCGCGGTTCTGGCAGCCGCCGGCTGTGCCGAGAGCGAGCGTGGCGATTCTGGCGGCACGACCGTCAAGGACACGCTGGTTTTCGGTGTAGCCGGTGACCCGAAGGTGCTCGACCCGAGCTTCGCCAGTGACGGCGAGTCGCTGCGTGTCGCGCGTCAGATCTTCGAGACGCTGGTGCGACCGGAGGAGGGCGGCACCAAGGCGTCGCCCGGTCTCGCGGAGAGCTGGACCCCGGACGCGACCGGTACTACGTGGACGTTCAAGCTTCGGACCGGTGTGAAGTTCCACGACGGCACCGACTTCAACGCCGAGGCTGTCTGTGTCAACTTCAACCGGTGGTACAACTCGACCGGTCTGATGCAGAGCCCGGACGTCACGCCGTACTGGCAGGACGTGATGGGTGGTTTCGCGAAGAACGAGAGCGCCGAGCTGCCGGAGAGCCTCTTCAAGTCCTGCACCGCGAAGGACGCCGCCACTGTCGACCTGGCGTTCACCCGGGTCTCCAGCAAGGTGCCGTCGGCGCTGATGCTGCCGTCGTTCTCGATCCACAGCCCGGCTGCGCTCAAGCAGTACGACGCGTCGAACGTGAGCGGTTCCGCGGACGACATCAAGTACCCGGAGTACGCGACGGCGCACCCGGTCGGCACCGGCCCGTTCAAGTTCAAGAGCTGGGACCTGCCGAACAAGTCGCTGACGATCGAGCGCAACGACGACTACTACGGCGACAAGGCCAAGCTGAAGACGGTCATCTTCCGGACGATCTCCGACGAGAACGCCCGTAAGCAGGCGCTGCGCTCCGGCGACATCCAGGGTTACGACCTGGTCGGCCCGGCCGACGTGGAGCCGCTGAAGGGTGAGGGCTTCAACGTCCTGACCCGTCCGGCGTTCAACATCCTGTACCTGGCGATCAACCAGAAGGGCAACCCGGCGCTGGCCAAGCCCGAGGTGCGTCAGGCGATCTCGATGGCGATCAACAAGCAGGCGCTTGTCGACTCGAAGCTGCCGCCGGGCGCCAAGGCCGCGATCGAGTTCCTGCCGGACACGGTCGAGGGTTACAACCCGGACGTCAAGAAGTACGACTACAACGTCGAGGAAGCCAAGAAGCTGCTGGCCTCGGCCGGCGCCAGCAACCTGAAGCTGCGCTTCCACTACCCGACCGAGGTCACCCGGCCGTACATGCCGAACCCGAAGGACCTGTTCGAGCTGATCGCGGCCGATCTGAAGGCGGTGGGTATCGAGATCGAGGCCATTCCGCTGAAGTGGAGCCCGGACTACCTGAACGCGACCACCTCGGGTAGCGCGCACGACCTGCACTTCCTGGGCTGGACCGGCGACTACGGTGACGCGTACAACTTCATCGGCACCATGTTCGACCGGCAGAAGGACGAGTGGGGCTTCAACAACCCGGAGCTCTTCGCCCAGTTCAAGGACGCCGACAGCACCGCCGACCAGGCGGCGCGGGTGGAGAAGTACAAGGCTCTGAACGCCAAGATCGCGGAGTTCGCTCCCGGTGTGCCGATCTCGCACTCGCCGCCGGCGATCGTGTTCGGCAAGGGCCTGACCGGTATCACCCCGAGCCCGCTGACTGATGAGCGGTTTGTCGGGGCGACCTTCCAGTAA
- a CDS encoding ABC transporter ATP-binding protein, translating to MTETLVEVDDLKVHFPIKRGVFLDRVVGHVKAVDGVDLRISKGQTYGLVGESGCGKSTLGRALLQLTPPTGGQVRFDGTELTTLPANQLRSMRRRMQMIFQDPMSSLDPRQNVESILTEGLQAHGLGGNRTERRKIIAKSLDAVGLPQWALSRYPHEFSGGQRQRIGIARAVVLNPDLIVADEPVSALDVSIQAQVINLLEDLQKELGLTYLVIAHDLAVVRHISDTVGVMYLGALVEEAPSDDLYRTPLHPYTRALMSAVPVPDPEVEDRRERILLAGDLPSPANPPTGCRFHTRCPWAQPTRCGTDRPELRIIGTGKHRVACHFVEQIESGELRPHAVKAEVIADGAGAKDAHGALETALETPGGGPGI from the coding sequence GTGACCGAAACGCTGGTCGAGGTCGACGACCTCAAAGTGCATTTCCCGATCAAACGCGGGGTGTTCCTGGACCGGGTGGTCGGGCACGTCAAGGCGGTCGACGGGGTCGATCTCCGGATCTCCAAGGGCCAGACGTACGGCCTGGTCGGTGAATCGGGTTGTGGCAAGTCGACTCTGGGCCGGGCGTTGTTGCAGCTCACCCCGCCGACTGGTGGCCAGGTGCGCTTCGACGGCACCGAACTGACCACGCTGCCCGCCAACCAGCTGCGGTCGATGCGCCGTCGTATGCAGATGATCTTCCAGGACCCGATGTCCAGTCTCGACCCGCGTCAGAACGTCGAGTCGATCCTCACCGAGGGCCTGCAGGCGCACGGGCTGGGCGGCAACCGGACCGAACGCCGGAAGATCATCGCGAAGTCCCTGGACGCGGTCGGTCTGCCGCAGTGGGCGCTGTCCCGCTATCCGCACGAGTTCTCCGGCGGTCAGCGGCAGCGCATCGGCATCGCCCGGGCCGTGGTGCTCAACCCGGACCTGATCGTCGCCGACGAGCCGGTCTCCGCCCTGGACGTCTCCATCCAGGCGCAGGTCATCAACCTGCTGGAGGATCTGCAGAAGGAACTGGGCCTGACCTATCTGGTGATCGCCCACGACCTGGCGGTGGTCCGGCACATCTCCGACACGGTCGGCGTGATGTACCTGGGCGCGCTGGTCGAGGAGGCCCCCAGTGACGATCTGTATCGGACACCGCTGCACCCGTACACGCGGGCGCTGATGTCTGCGGTGCCGGTGCCCGACCCCGAGGTCGAGGACCGGCGCGAGCGCATCCTGCTCGCCGGGGACCTGCCGTCGCCGGCGAACCCGCCGACCGGCTGCCGGTTCCACACCCGCTGCCCGTGGGCGCAGCCGACCCGCTGCGGCACTGATCGTCCCGAACTGCGGATCATCGGGACCGGCAAGCACCGGGTGGCCTGCCACTTCGTCGAACAGATCGAGTCCGGGGAACTCCGGCCGCACGCGGTGAAGGCCGAGGTCATCGCGGACGGCGCCGGGGCGAAG
- a CDS encoding ABC transporter ATP-binding protein, with translation MPLLDVKDLSVTFSRRGQRTVRAVDGVSFSVEAGEVVGLVGESGCGKSVTSLALMGLLPKQRGVTIGGSAMFGDTDLLKTDERSMRDIRGRDVAMIFQDPLSSLNPVVPIGVQVTEVLTRHRGLTGDKARNEATDLLNRVGIPDPTRRLKEYPHQLSGGMRQRALIAMAVACQPKLLIADEPTTALDVTIQAQILELLRGLVRDSGTALVMITHDLGVVAGMCDKVNVLYAGRVVESARRKPLFADPRHPYTTGLLGSVPRLDSGKGERLHAIRGSVRDVLPWPDGCAFAPRCDQRIDACVGEPPALVEDMHRHAYRCVNPESRTVEVPS, from the coding sequence ATGCCACTGCTAGACGTCAAGGATCTGTCCGTCACCTTCTCCCGGCGCGGTCAGCGCACCGTGCGGGCGGTCGACGGGGTGTCGTTCTCGGTCGAGGCCGGTGAGGTCGTCGGCCTGGTCGGCGAGTCCGGCTGCGGCAAGAGTGTCACCTCGCTGGCCCTGATGGGGCTGCTGCCGAAGCAACGCGGCGTGACCATCGGCGGTTCGGCGATGTTCGGCGACACCGACCTGCTCAAGACCGACGAGCGGTCGATGCGGGACATCCGGGGCCGGGACGTCGCGATGATCTTCCAGGATCCGCTGTCCTCGCTGAACCCGGTCGTGCCGATCGGTGTCCAGGTGACCGAGGTGCTCACCCGGCACCGCGGGCTGACCGGGGACAAGGCCCGCAACGAGGCCACCGACCTGCTGAACCGGGTCGGTATCCCGGACCCGACGCGGCGGCTCAAGGAGTACCCGCACCAGCTCTCCGGCGGCATGCGGCAGCGGGCGCTGATCGCGATGGCGGTCGCCTGCCAGCCGAAACTGCTGATCGCCGACGAGCCGACCACCGCGCTCGACGTGACGATCCAGGCGCAGATCCTGGAGCTGCTGCGCGGCCTGGTCCGTGATTCGGGAACCGCGCTCGTCATGATCACGCACGACCTCGGTGTGGTGGCCGGCATGTGCGACAAGGTCAACGTGCTCTACGCCGGCCGGGTCGTCGAGTCGGCCCGGCGCAAGCCGCTGTTCGCCGATCCGCGGCACCCGTACACCACGGGCCTGCTCGGCTCGGTTCCCCGCCTCGACTCCGGCAAGGGCGAGCGGTTGCACGCGATCCGCGGTTCGGTGCGCGACGTCCTGCCCTGGCCGGACGGGTGTGCCTTCGCGCCGCGCTGTGATCAGCGTATCGACGCCTGTGTCGGGGAGCCTCCGGCGCTGGTCGAGGACATGCACCGGCACGCGTACCGCTGTGTCAACCCCGAGTCGCGGACCGTGGAGGTGCCGTCGTGA
- a CDS encoding YbaB/EbfC family nucleoid-associated protein, which yields MQQIMKQAQKMQQQVAQAQAELAEAELTGTAGNGLVTAVITGLGEFKSVKIDPKVVDPEDLETLEDLVLAAIHNAAEAQRELAEQKMGPATGGFNLPGF from the coding sequence ATGCAGCAGATCATGAAGCAGGCGCAGAAGATGCAGCAGCAGGTCGCGCAGGCGCAGGCCGAGCTGGCTGAGGCCGAGTTGACGGGGACCGCCGGCAACGGCCTGGTGACCGCGGTGATCACCGGGCTGGGTGAGTTCAAGTCGGTGAAGATCGACCCGAAGGTGGTCGACCCGGAGGACCTGGAGACGCTGGAGGATCTGGTGCTCGCGGCGATCCACAATGCGGCTGAGGCGCAGCGGGAGCTGGCCGAGCAGAAGATGGGCCCGGCGACCGGCGGCTTCAACCTGCCGGGGTTCTGA
- the recR gene encoding recombination mediator RecR produces the protein MYEGAIQDLIDELGRLPGVGPKSAQRIAFHVLSADPADVNRLAGALRKVKELVRFCTTCFNVAESEQCRICRDTRRTNEVLCVVEEPKDIVAIERTGEFRGRYHVLGGAINPLEGIGPDNLKIRELLHRVGTGEVRELILATDPNTEGEATATYLALLIKPMGLTVSRLASGLPVGGDLEYADEITLGRAFEGRRAV, from the coding sequence GTGTACGAAGGTGCCATCCAGGATTTGATCGATGAGCTGGGCCGTCTTCCGGGTGTGGGCCCGAAGTCGGCTCAGCGCATCGCTTTCCATGTGCTCTCCGCGGATCCGGCGGATGTGAACCGGCTGGCGGGCGCGCTGCGCAAGGTCAAGGAACTGGTGCGGTTCTGCACGACCTGTTTCAACGTGGCCGAGTCGGAGCAGTGCCGGATCTGCCGGGACACCCGCCGCACCAACGAGGTGTTGTGTGTGGTGGAGGAACCGAAGGACATCGTGGCGATCGAGCGCACCGGCGAGTTCCGGGGGCGCTATCACGTGCTCGGTGGTGCGATCAATCCGCTCGAGGGCATCGGCCCGGACAATCTGAAGATCCGTGAGTTGCTGCACCGGGTGGGGACGGGTGAGGTCCGGGAGCTGATTCTCGCCACCGATCCGAACACCGAGGGTGAGGCCACCGCGACGTATCTGGCACTGCTCATCAAGCCGATGGGTCTGACGGTGAGCCGTCTGGCCAGCGGCCTGCCGGTCGGCGGGGATCTGGAGTACGCGGACGAGATCACGCTGGGCCGGGCGTTCGAGGGACGGCGCGCCGTCTGA
- a CDS encoding ABC transporter permease: MIRFIVRRLLQLIPTLFGLSILLFIWLRRLPGGPETAILGERGTPAMRAQIRANLGLDEPILVQYGRFMQRMLKLDLGTSISTKREVTTEFLERFPGTVELTITAMIIAIGVGIPLGYLAARKRGSLLDSLSVGGSLIGICVPVFFLAYVLKSIFSENLHLFPSSGRQDPTLGATRITNFFVLDGLMTREWDAALDAFWHLILPGLALASIPLAIIVRITRASVLEVLSEDYVRTAQSKGLTERTIRSRHVLRNAMLPIVTVIGLLTGGLLSGAVLTETVFAFSGIGAFLYEAIANRDYPVLMGFIMIIAVFYVLVNLLVDLSYSLIDPRVRVR, translated from the coding sequence TTGATTCGGTTCATCGTGCGACGACTGCTACAGCTGATACCGACGCTGTTCGGTTTGTCGATCCTTCTCTTCATCTGGCTGCGCCGCCTGCCCGGCGGCCCTGAGACCGCGATCCTCGGGGAGCGCGGCACCCCGGCGATGCGTGCACAGATCCGGGCGAACCTGGGCCTGGACGAGCCGATCCTGGTGCAGTACGGCCGGTTCATGCAGCGCATGCTCAAGCTCGACCTGGGCACCTCGATCTCGACGAAGCGCGAGGTCACGACGGAGTTCCTGGAGCGTTTCCCGGGCACTGTCGAGCTCACCATCACCGCGATGATCATCGCGATCGGTGTCGGTATCCCGCTGGGTTACCTGGCCGCCCGTAAGCGCGGCAGTCTGCTGGACAGCCTGTCGGTGGGTGGCTCGCTGATCGGCATCTGTGTGCCGGTCTTCTTCCTGGCGTACGTGCTGAAGTCGATCTTCTCGGAGAACCTGCACCTGTTCCCGTCCAGTGGACGGCAGGATCCGACGCTCGGCGCCACCCGCATCACGAACTTCTTCGTCCTGGACGGCTTGATGACCCGGGAATGGGATGCCGCGCTGGACGCCTTCTGGCATCTGATCCTGCCGGGCCTCGCACTGGCCAGCATTCCGCTGGCGATCATCGTCCGGATCACCCGGGCGAGTGTGCTGGAGGTCCTCAGCGAGGACTACGTTCGGACCGCTCAGTCGAAGGGCCTGACCGAGCGGACGATCCGCAGCCGGCATGTCCTGCGCAACGCGATGCTGCCGATCGTCACGGTGATCGGCCTGCTCACCGGTGGTCTGCTCTCCGGTGCGGTGCTGACCGAGACGGTGTTCGCGTTCAGCGGTATCGGTGCGTTCCTCTACGAGGCCATCGCCAACCGTGACTATCCGGTCCTGATGGGCTTCATCATGATCATTGCTGTCTTCTACGTCCTGGTGAATCTGCTGGTCGACCTCTCGTACAGCCTGATCGACCCGAGGGTGAGGGTCCGATGA
- a CDS encoding ABC transporter permease — protein sequence MSTKIDKIDRLGELSAAKQDEHGVSLWTEAFRRVRRSPSALVGVGILVVFVVVAIVGPWLVPYSPSEMMGLNQVRPGSIPGPSAEHWLGYDHNGRDQFSRLVVGARQTLLVGIISTLIGLTVGALIGGIAGASAGLGGRIGRAVDSVLMRIVDMLLALPSLLLAVSIAALLGAGLTTVMIAVGVVSVPIFARLLRSAMVAQAGSDYVLAATSLGVKRTKIAIAHILPNSLAPVIVQATLTLATAIIEAAALSFLGLGNPDSSTPEWGMMLSEAQQYLDVRPGLAIFPALGIIITALGFTLLGEAMREALDPKLRK from the coding sequence ATGAGCACCAAGATCGACAAGATCGACCGCCTGGGCGAGCTGTCCGCGGCGAAACAGGACGAGCACGGCGTCAGCCTGTGGACCGAGGCGTTCCGGCGGGTGCGCCGCAGCCCGAGCGCGCTGGTCGGCGTCGGGATCCTCGTCGTCTTCGTCGTGGTGGCGATCGTCGGGCCGTGGCTGGTCCCGTACTCGCCGTCCGAGATGATGGGCCTCAACCAGGTCCGGCCCGGCTCGATCCCGGGCCCGTCGGCCGAACACTGGCTCGGCTACGACCACAACGGCCGCGACCAGTTCAGCCGGCTGGTGGTCGGTGCCCGTCAGACGCTGCTGGTCGGCATCATCTCCACGCTGATCGGTCTCACCGTGGGTGCGCTGATCGGCGGCATCGCCGGTGCCTCCGCCGGTCTCGGCGGCCGGATCGGCCGGGCTGTCGACTCGGTGCTGATGCGCATCGTCGACATGCTGCTCGCCCTGCCCAGCCTGCTGCTGGCGGTCAGCATCGCGGCGCTGCTCGGCGCGGGACTGACCACCGTGATGATCGCGGTCGGCGTGGTCTCGGTGCCGATCTTCGCCCGGCTGCTGCGCAGTGCGATGGTCGCGCAGGCCGGTAGCGACTACGTCCTCGCGGCCACCTCGCTGGGTGTCAAGCGCACCAAGATCGCGATCGCGCACATCCTGCCGAACTCGCTGGCCCCGGTGATCGTGCAGGCGACGTTGACCCTGGCCACCGCGATCATCGAGGCCGCGGCGCTGTCGTTCCTCGGTCTGGGCAACCCGGACTCGTCGACCCCGGAGTGGGGCATGATGCTCTCCGAAGCTCAGCAGTACCTGGACGTCCGGCCCGGCCTGGCGATCTTCCCGGCGCTGGGCATCATCATCACCGCGCTCGGTTTCACCCTTCTCGGTGAGGCGATGCGCGAGGCCCTCGACCCGAAACTGCGGAAGTGA